Genomic window (Candidatus Manganitrophaceae bacterium):
CTACATGACTTAAGAGGCCGGTGGCCGGGTCGACCCGAAAGACCGAGATCGTATTACTGCTCGTATTCGCCACATAGACAAAGCGCCCGAGGGGATCGACGGTGATTGAGATGGAACTGGTTCCCGCTTCGATCTGTCCGATCGAAGAGAGGGTGCCGCTCACAGGATTGATTCGATAGATCCAGACCTGGGGCCGGGAGTCTTCATTGGCCACATAGACAAACTTACCGGCCGGATCCACGGCAACCGAGTAGGGCCCCATCCCGGTGTTGACCTCCCCCGTTGCGGTCAGCAACCCCGTCGCCGGATCGATCGTATACATCGAGACCGTGCTGGCCTGACTGGGAGATCCGAAATTCACCGCATAGAGGAATCGGCCGGAGGGATCGGCGGCAAGTCCATAGGGATGGTCGCCCGCGGGAGCCGATCCAAGCTTCGTTAAGACCCCTCGGTCCGAATCGATTCGAAAGACCGATACATCATTGCTGATCGAATTCACCGCATAGGCAAACCGGGGAAGAATGACTTTCGGTATCACCGTGACGGTGGCGGAGGCCGTTGCGCTGGGATCCACTGAGGAGGTGGCGACCACATGATAGGTCCCGGCCGCCGCCGGCGCCGTATAAGTGCCATCGGATTGAATCACTCCTCCGCTTGCCCCTTCCTGTATGCGCCATGTCACCTCCGACGCCGCACTTCCGGTGATCTGCGCGACAAAAAGCTGGCTCTCTGCTGGATGAAGGGTGATCTCAGCGGGAGAGACCGAGAGGGCGATTGCCGTATGAAGAGGCGGTGTCATAACAGTAATCTCGCTGCTGCCTGCGGTCGCATTACTCCCCGGATCGGTGGCGATCACATGGTAGATGCCCGGCTGGTTGGGGGCGGTATAAATCCCCTCTGAAGTGATCACCCCTCCCCGCTCACCTTCTTCAATGCTCCAGAGCAAGTGAAGGTGAGGATCTCCGGCCACCTCCGCTTGAAAGGCGGCGGTCCCTCCGATCGGCAGTTGCAGGTGATCGGGTGTCACGTGAATGGAGGTGGCAGGAGGCGCTGTTCCTGGCTCCGCGTGTGTGGGTGCCACCGGAAGGGCCGCCGGAAGGGCCGCCGGAGGGGGAGAGGGGCTGTGATCCCCGCCACAGGCGGAGATCCAACAGAGTAGCAGAATCAGAAATGAAAGCGACGGCCGGGGCCTCACGCGCGGGTGTGCTCCTGATAGAAACGCCTGTGTCTTTTCACTCGACGGCGCAGGCGTTTAAGAGAATTGCTAAGACCAAGAAAGTGACTGCTCGCCTGGTTTCTTCCCGGGAGGAAGGCTGGGGCCTGTAAAGAAGCCCCTCCAGGGATTTCTGCACAAAGGCGGTTTAAAGCTTGATACAAAAAAGAAGTCCTTGTCAAGCGAAATTTTAAATTTACCACTAAGGTGTGTGCAATAGCGGTATAGACCTCTCTCCTAAAGAGAGATTGATTAACTTTACATCCTGCCGGGATGCAGGCAAAGGAGAGGAATAAAAAAGGATTGACGCAAAGCAATCCGCGCGCATTAAATCAATTCCAGGCGCTTTTCACTTCCGTACTTTTCTGGAAATCGCATGCATGGAGGGTGTAGGGCGTATGCCCCGAACAGGAGGAGGCGGTTTGGACCGAGACCTCTCTCTTCCCCGACGCAGCCGATCTGGCCCCCTCGGTGTTTCCAGCATCGGGGAAGAGGAGGTAGGATGAAGCGGCTTCCGGTCATCGCGGAAGCAGGGTCATCTTCCCCCGGCGCTGTCACGGTGGGATAAGCGTGCCGTTAAATCGGTGTAAATTTCCGAAATGGGGCAGAGGAAGCGGGACGCGGCGTATTATGGGCGTATTATGAAGGAATGCCTTGAGACTTTGGAAGGGTTTCGTTCGTCGGGAGACCCTGGATCTCTTTTTTAATCCGTTCCATCTCCTCTCGGGAGATCCGTCGGGCCGGCACCCCGCCCCAGGTCTCCCCCTCGCCGACGCGCGATCCGGGGAGAAGAACCGAGTGCGCCAGGATCGTCGCGCCGGCGCCGACCGAGACATCTCCCATGACCGTCGCGTTGAGGCCGATGGTTGCCCTGTTGCCGATGAAGACCGGTGCGATGACCAGCTTTCCTCCGCCGCCGTAGTGGGCGAAGATCCGAACGCTCCCCCCGACCACGACATCGTCGCCGAGGGTCAACATCCGCGGATCGGAGATCAGGTCGGTGTTGATAAACGCCCGCTCGCCGATCGTCATCCCCATCGCCCTCAAAAACCCGATGCCGAGCGGGGTGAGGGTGACATATTTAAGGAAGGTATATCGGACGAGATAAAAGAGGCCGTTGTGGACAAACCAGGGGACGGCGGCGAGGGTAAAGTAGGTTCCTTTAAACGGCTTGATTCGCGTCGGTAGGAGCCAGTTATAAATCGGAATGACGACGAGGAGGGTCATCCCGGAGATGAAAAACGAGAAGCCGAGCCCGGTGCCGAGAAGCGGCCAGCGAAGCCAACCGGGAAAGGAAGCGCTCCAGGGGGCCCAATGGCTGAGAAACCAAAGGGCGGGGGAGAGCGCCAGGCCGATCGCGGTCGAGGCGATTGCATAAAGCAGGGTCAGCGCAATAAAATAGGCCGGATATCGAAATTGCCGAATAAACCGATCGATTCGGTTGCGCGGCGGCGGATTGCGGGATTCATCAAACATTATTCAGGCTCAAATCATTGCTCTCTTATTATCATACCATCATTGCTTCTCTTGTGCAGGTTGAGACCGGTCTCGCCCTCCCCTTGTATCGGGTTGACCTTTCCCGATACAGTAAAAGATTCAATCCGTCGGAGCGCTCACATTTAGGAGGAAGGGCAGCCTTTCGGGCAACCGATCGCGCCCATCTGGAAGCGTCATCTAAGCAAGAGGAGGAAGACCCATGGCCAGCGCGATAAAAGTAAATCGACAAAAAATCGCCTTCCTTTTGATATTCATCCCCCTGATCGGAATGTCGGTCGTCCACGCGGAGCAGACCCCACCCGCGCCGCTGGATCAGAAAAAGATCGAAGCGATTTTCGATCGTTCCGGGCAGATGAATCAGGAGGTGCTGAAGATCGGCTTTCCCCGCACCGACCTCCAGGTGACCCTCGACGGCATTCCGCTCCAACCGGCCTTGGCGCTCACCTCCTGGGCCGCTTTCAAACCGGTCGGAGTGGAAGCGATTGCCCTGGGCGATCTCGCCCTGAAAGAAGAAGAGGTGAAAGGGGTGGAATCGAAATTGAAAGAGCGGGGATTTGAAATCACCGCCTTTCACAATCATCTGGTCGGCGAGAAACCGAAGGTGATGTATCTTCACTTTCTGGGAAGGGGAAAGGCCGAACAGCTCGCCACAAACCTGAAAGAGGTCCTTCAGTTGACGAGCACCCCTCTGAAGCCGCCTCCGCCCACCGACAAAGGGTCTGCCGCCCCTGTAAGCGAAGAGGTGAAGAAACTGGATGCGACCCTCGGCCGTGAGGGAAAGGTGAAAGGGACCGTGATCCAGTATGGTTTTCCGCGCAAGGAGGCGATTAGGGTGAAGGGGGTGGAGATCCCGCCCTTTATGGGGCTGGCAACGGCCATCCATTTTCAGCTCGGGAAAGAGAAGGCGGCGACGACCGGCGATTTCGTCCTGATTGAAAAAGAGGTCAGCCCGGTGACGCAAGCGTTGCGGGAGGGGGGGATCGAGGTGACCGCCCTTCACAACCACCTTCTCGGCGAAGAGCCCCGGCTCTTCTTCATGCACTTCTGGGCGGTCGGTTCCTCGACAGCCTTGGCGGAGGGTTTAAAAAAGGCGCTGGCCCAGATGTCGCCCCAAGGGTAATCGATTTGAACAAATCGCGAGCAGAATGCGCGAAAGGAATGCGCGAACGGAATGAATGATGGGAAGATCGGTTGGAATGGAGGGGTAAGATGAAGTGGGTGACCCGTCGAGATATCCGGGTCAACCGGACCGCCACAGGCTGGCTCATCCACCGGTTCATCGATCCGGATGCGATGTTTCTCTTTGTGGAACCGGGCGAAGTGGAAGCGATTCAACAGCAACAGGGCGCCAAGGGGTTCGATGCCCCGGGTGCGCTTTATCCGCACCAAGATGCCCAGGGGCGCTGCTCTTTTGAGGCGTTGGTGGAGGAGTATTGCTCGGGTGATCCGATCTTGCGCGAACTTGCCCGCATCGTCCGCGGCGCCGACTTTCCCGAACAGAGCGATCTCACACCCGAATCGACCGGCCTGAGGGTGATCTCACAGGGGTTCCCATCGGTTGCAAAGAACGATCAAGAGATCCTGGGAAAGGCGATGTTCCTTTACGACGCCCTTTATGCCTCTTTAAAAATGCGACAAGAAGGGTAGACAGGGTTTCTGAATCATCCAAATTTTGGAGAGGGCCGTCGGTCCATCGATCCTACAGTCCGATCGGTTACCCGCCGGCCGTTTTCGGAAAGACCAAGACAAATCGCGACCCCTTTCCGATCTCGCTTTCTACGAACACCTTTCCGCCGTGGGCTTCCATGATATGTTTCACGATCGAGAGGCCCAGGCCGGTCCCGCCGAGCTCCCGAGAGCGGGTCCGGTCGACTCGATAGAAGCGCTCAAAGATCCGGTCGAGGTCTTCCCGGGGGATGCCGATTCCGGCATCTTGGACCTCGATCCAAATCGCATCGGTCCGCTCAGAGGCGCTCACGGTGATTTTTCCCCGCTCCGGCGTATATTTAATGGCATTGTCGAGGAGATTGATCAAGACGTGGCTCAGTTTTTCAGGGTCTGCCTGAATCGAGAGCTCCGGGGCGATTGAGACATCGAGTGTCTGCCCGCGCTTCTCTGAGAGCGGCTTTAGCAGAATCAGATTTCGTTGGACCGCCTCGCGGAGATTGATCGGCGCCGGACGGATTGGATCGAGTCCCGATTCAATCCGTGAGAGCTGCAGCAGGTCTCGGACGAGGTTGGCCATCCGGTCGGTATGCTTCTGGAGGATGGTGAGAAACTCTTTGGCTTCCTCCCGATTCTCCAGGCCGCCGTCGACTAACGTCTCCAGATATCCTTTGATCGCCGCCAGCGGCGTCCGCAGCTCATGCGAGACGTTGGCGACAAAATCTTTCCGCATTCGCTCCAGCCGTTTGATCTCGCTGATGTCGTGGAAGACCAACACCACCGAGGCGGGGGTCTGGTCGGTCACGGAAGCCTGAACATGAAGATGAGGACGCGGGGCGATTCCCAGCTGAAGTTCGCGGGAGAGCGGCTTTCCGCTCTGAATGACCTCCTCGATCAAGGTGTTGAGCGGATGATGCCGAAGCCGTTCATAGTGATACCGGCCGATCCAAGCATCCCCCGAGAGGGCAAATATTCGCTCGAATGAAGCATTGGTCAGGAGGATCCTCCCCCGGCTATCGAGAACCAAAACCCCTTCAAGCATTCCGGAGAGGAGCGCGAGGGTCTTGGCCCGATCGTCAGAGAGGTCCTGAATTTTCCGCTGCAGACCGTCCGCCATCTGGTTCAAGGCCTCTCCAAGCGCCTCCATTTCATCTTCCGACCGGATCCGAACGCGATGCCGGAAACTTCCTTGTGCGATCGATTGTGCCGCCTCGGCCATTTGTAAGAGGGGGGCGGTCAGCCGTTTGGAGAGAAAATAGCCGATAAAAATCGACCCGAGAAATACCGCTCCGAGGACGATCCATAAAACGCGGCGGATCTCTGCCATTTCAGAAAAAACGTCGGAGAGGGGGAACGCCAAATGAATAATGCCGATTAATTTGCCCTCGGCCTGAATCGGTTGGGCCAGATAAAAGAGCTCTGTCCCGGCGGTCTCGGAAAATCGAATCGCCGTCGCTGTGTGGCCGGCCAGCGCCGCCTCCACCTCCGGTTGATGTAAGGGATTCTCCTCCGTCCGCCGCGCCCCGCCGCGTTTGCTCGAGTCGCCGGCCACGCTCCCATCCGGCCGGATGACCGTGAGCTGGCTGGGGCGTGCCGGTCCGGGCAGATCGGTCACCCGGTCGATGATTTCAGGATCCTCCGAGAGGAGCGGCTGTACAAAGAGGGGGGCTGCCAGCGCCGCCTGCGCGGAGAGGTTCTGTTCAATTTGGCGCAGGGCATAGCGCTTGAATGACCAGAGCATCAGTCCGCCGACGAGGAGGATCAAGGCCATCGAGAGGAGCAGGGCGGCGGCGGTCCATTTCCAATGGATCGGCAAGGATCGCAGCGGCATTTTCTCCATGCCGCGCGGCGGATTTGTTTTCGAAAGAGGGTTCTTCATGAATCTGTGCATTGTATCACAGCACTTTCTCGAAATAAAAGTCACGCTCCTTCAATGCAGAGAAGGTGCGATTCCATATTGGGATGATCATTTGAGAGCGGCATCCCGTAGAATATTTAACCCTTTCGGAGAGGAACCCTAAACACTTTGGAGGATTGCACTCTTGGGAGGGAACGGCCTATCCTAAATGGAAGAAGATTCGAACGCTCCGAGCGCCTGTCGAAGGCCCCTGCTCAATCAGAGGGCGACTGAGCCAATGTAGATGGACCCGGTAGACATGATGCTTTTCAAAGACAGAGAAGAGGCTGGCCGCCGGTTGTCGGAGCGCCTTGCCCCTTTGCGGAAGGAAAACCCGGTGGTCTTCGCCCTCCCTCGGGGCGGGGTTCCGGTGGCTTATGAGGTCGCCCGCGCGTTGGGTGCGCCGATGGATGTGATGGTCGCGCGGAAGCTCGGCGCGCCGGGACGTCCGGAGTTCGGCATCGGTGCGATCGCCCCCGGCGGTATTCGGATCCTGAATCCGGAGGCGATCCGGATGCTCCACCTCTCAGAGCCCGAAATCGAGGCGATCATCGCACAAGAAGAGCGGGAGTTGGAGCGGCGGCTGCGCCGCTTCCGGGGGGGGCGATTCATCTCCGAAATTGAAGGGCGGACGGTCATCCTCGTCGATGACGGCCTGGCGACCGGCGTCACCGCTCAGGCGGCGATTCGGGCGCTGCGGCGGGCGCAGCCGCAGCGGATGATTTATGCCGCCCCCGTCTGCGCTTCGGAAACGGCTCAATCGCTCACCTCCGAAGCAGATGAGGTTGTCTGCCTTGAAATTCCGGGCTACTTCGGCGCCGTCAGTCTCTGGTACCGGAATTTCGACCAGACGTCGGACAGCGAGGTAATTGCTTTATTGGATCGGGCCCGCCGAGAGGCCGCGGTGCGCGGCGCGGGAAGAGGGATTGATCCG
Coding sequences:
- a CDS encoding beta-propeller fold lactonase family protein; translated protein: MRPRPSLSFLILLLCWISACGGDHSPSPPPAALPAALPVAPTHAEPGTAPPATSIHVTPDHLQLPIGGTAAFQAEVAGDPHLHLLWSIEEGERGGVITSEGIYTAPNQPGIYHVIATDPGSNATAGSSEITVMTPPLHTAIALSVSPAEITLHPAESQLFVAQITGSAASEVTWRIQEGASGGVIQSDGTYTAPAAAGTYHVVATSSVDPSATASATVTVIPKVILPRFAYAVNSISNDVSVFRIDSDRGVLTKLGSAPAGDHPYGLAADPSGRFLYAVNFGSPSQASTVSMYTIDPATGLLTATGEVNTGMGPYSVAVDPAGKFVYVANEDSRPQVWIYRINPVSGTLSSIGQIEAGTSSISITVDPLGRFVYVANTSSNTISVFRVDPATGLLSHVEEATAGLGANSVAVDPAGQFAYVANSRSNDVWWYQIDGSTGSLKKSGVIAAGTVPFAIAIDPMGRYAYTANSGSNDVSMYRIDSKSGALTGLGAIAASPDWTKQWGPRSVTVDPTGQFVYIANVDSNNLSAYQIDSKSGQLVPLGWFDAGQQTRAVTVIGGVN
- a CDS encoding DUF1259 domain-containing protein: MASAIKVNRQKIAFLLIFIPLIGMSVVHAEQTPPAPLDQKKIEAIFDRSGQMNQEVLKIGFPRTDLQVTLDGIPLQPALALTSWAAFKPVGVEAIALGDLALKEEEVKGVESKLKERGFEITAFHNHLVGEKPKVMYLHFLGRGKAEQLATNLKEVLQLTSTPLKPPPPTDKGSAAPVSEEVKKLDATLGREGKVKGTVIQYGFPRKEAIRVKGVEIPPFMGLATAIHFQLGKEKAATTGDFVLIEKEVSPVTQALREGGIEVTALHNHLLGEEPRLFFMHFWAVGSSTALAEGLKKALAQMSPQG
- a CDS encoding chromate resistance protein gives rise to the protein MKWVTRRDIRVNRTATGWLIHRFIDPDAMFLFVEPGEVEAIQQQQGAKGFDAPGALYPHQDAQGRCSFEALVEEYCSGDPILRELARIVRGADFPEQSDLTPESTGLRVISQGFPSVAKNDQEILGKAMFLYDALYASLKMRQEG
- a CDS encoding HAMP domain-containing protein, whose translation is MPLRSLPIHWKWTAAALLLSMALILLVGGLMLWSFKRYALRQIEQNLSAQAALAAPLFVQPLLSEDPEIIDRVTDLPGPARPSQLTVIRPDGSVAGDSSKRGGARRTEENPLHQPEVEAALAGHTATAIRFSETAGTELFYLAQPIQAEGKLIGIIHLAFPLSDVFSEMAEIRRVLWIVLGAVFLGSIFIGYFLSKRLTAPLLQMAEAAQSIAQGSFRHRVRIRSEDEMEALGEALNQMADGLQRKIQDLSDDRAKTLALLSGMLEGVLVLDSRGRILLTNASFERIFALSGDAWIGRYHYERLRHHPLNTLIEEVIQSGKPLSRELQLGIAPRPHLHVQASVTDQTPASVVLVFHDISEIKRLERMRKDFVANVSHELRTPLAAIKGYLETLVDGGLENREEAKEFLTILQKHTDRMANLVRDLLQLSRIESGLDPIRPAPINLREAVQRNLILLKPLSEKRGQTLDVSIAPELSIQADPEKLSHVLINLLDNAIKYTPERGKITVSASERTDAIWIEVQDAGIGIPREDLDRIFERFYRVDRTRSRELGGTGLGLSIVKHIMEAHGGKVFVESEIGKGSRFVLVFPKTAGG
- a CDS encoding phosphoribosyltransferase, yielding MLFKDREEAGRRLSERLAPLRKENPVVFALPRGGVPVAYEVARALGAPMDVMVARKLGAPGRPEFGIGAIAPGGIRILNPEAIRMLHLSEPEIEAIIAQEERELERRLRRFRGGRFISEIEGRTVILVDDGLATGVTAQAAIRALRRAQPQRMIYAAPVCASETAQSLTSEADEVVCLEIPGYFGAVSLWYRNFDQTSDSEVIALLDRARREAAVRGAGRGIDPKGEARRVAIAIGPILLEGDLRIPAGAKGLILFAHGSGSSRFNPRNLQVADHLYRAGLATLLFDLLTAREEQLDQTTAALRFNIGLLSERLVGVTDWVSENEETRMLRVGYFGASTGAAAALISAARRPDRIGAIVSRGGRPDLAGPALAQVRAPTLLIVGEEDRLVIDLNRDALARLKVEKELRILPGVSPLFEEPGALEQVAQWAGRWFARHLSVTGKAQAA